Proteins encoded together in one Macadamia integrifolia cultivar HAES 741 chromosome 8, SCU_Mint_v3, whole genome shotgun sequence window:
- the LOC122086595 gene encoding cytochrome P450 77A1-like, whose amino-acid sequence MDSFLPSFILSPDLHRIILTALAFFVSAFIFLVSKRSKSMKRLNLPPGPPGWPVVGNLFQVAGSGKFFFHYVRDIVSIYGPILTLKMGTRTLIIITSPELAHEALIQKGQIFANRPPENPTRKIFSANKFTVNSAVYGPVWRSLRRNMVQNMLSTSRVKEFRGTRDSAVDRLIDRLSAEAESNHGVVSVLKHVRFAVFCILVSMCFGVDMDGDEIERIEKMMKTVLITLDPRIDDFLPLLAPFFSKQRKRTMQVREEQLKTLIPFIDARRTALKNPTSNRTPASFSYLDTLFDLKIDGRKSVLTDEELVSLCSEFLNGGTDTTATALEWAIARLIEKPEIQSRLYEEIKSTVGDRKVDEKDVEDMVYLNAVTKELLRKHPPTYFALTHAVTEQVTLGGYDIPMDANVEFFVSGIGDDPKVWSNPKDFNPDRFLPGNEDADMTGVTGVKMIPFGAGRRICPGLGMASLHINLMLARMVQEFQWKAIPTQMMSDFREKLEFTVVMDPPLQAVITARK is encoded by the coding sequence ATGgattccttccttccttctttcattCTATCCCCTGACCTACATCGTATCATCCTCACTGCTCTAGCCTTCTTCGTATCGGCCTTCATATTCCTAGTATCCAAACGAAGCAAGTCAATGAAGCGCCTGAACCTCCCTCCCGGTCCACCCGGATGGCCGGTCGTTGGCAACCTATTTCAGGTTGCCGGTTCAGGCAAATTCTTCTTCCACTACGTAAGAGACATTGTGTCCATCTACGGCCCCATATTGACATTAAAAATGGGGACGCGTACCTTGATCATCATCACTAGCCCCGAATTAGCCCATGAAGCATTAATCCAGAAGGGTCAGATCTTTGCCAACCGGCCTCCTGAGAATCCAACCAGGAAAATCTTCAGTGCCAACAAATTCACCGTTAATTCTGCGGTTTACGGTCCGGTCTGGCGATCTCTGAGGCGAAACATGGTCCAAAACATGCTTAGCACGTCCCGGGTCAAGGAATTCCGTGGAACGAGGGATTCGGCCGTAGACCGGCTAATCGACAGGCTCAGTGCTGAGGCCGAGTCGAACCACGGGGTTGTATCGGTTCTGAAGCACGTCCGGTTCGCCGTCTTTTGCATCCTCGTGTCCATGTGTTTCGGAGTGGACATGGATGGAGATGAGATCGAACGGAtagagaagatgatgaagacggTATTGATCACTCTGGACCCTAGGATCGACGATTTCCTCCCTCTTTTAGCCCCTTTCTTCTCCAAGCAACGCAAGAGAACCATGCAGGTCCGGGAGGAGCAGCTTAAAACGCTTATCCCCTTCATCGACGCACGACGAACAGCCTTGAAGAACCCTACATCCAATCGGACGCCGGCCTCATTCTCTTACCTGGACACGCTCTTCGATCTCAAGATCGATGGACGTAAATCCGTCCTCACGGACGAAGAGCTGGTCTCGCTGTGCTCCGAGTTTCTCAACGGTGGGACCGACACCACAGCCACGGCACTCGAGTGGGCCATCGCGAGGTTGATCGAGAAGCCGGAGATCCAATCGAGGCTCTACGAAGAGATTAAATCAACGGTGGGAGATCGGAAGGTGGACGAGAAGGACGTGGAGGACATGGTGTACCTGAACGCCGTAACGAAGGAATTGTTACGGAAACACCCTCCCACGTACTTCGCGCTAACCCATGCAGTAACGGAGCAGGTCACGCTGGGAGGTTACGATATTCCCATGGACGCCAACGTGGAATTCTTCGTGTCGGGTATAGGGGATGATCCGAAAGTGTGGTCCAACCCGAAGGATTTCAACCCTGATAGATTCTTGCCTGGAAATGAGGATGCGGACATGACTGGGGTGACGGGGGTGAAGATGATACCGTTCGGGGCTGGAAGGAGGATCTGTCCGGGGCTGGGTATGGCATCGCTACACATCAATCTGATGCTGGCGAGGATGGTTCAGGAGTTCCAGTGGAAAGCGATTCCCACCCAGATGATGTCAGATTTTAGGGAGAAGTTGGAATTCACGGTGGTGATGGATCCACCCCTCCAAGCTGTGATCACAGCCAGGAAATAG
- the LOC122086596 gene encoding uncharacterized protein LOC122086596: MQRGKEIGFLLFLSLNLTIFSPSISHPNPSTFCGKIPIQSPFSLQNLVESSPLHRLLLCTSEKLYFRTSIGLFLISSIDYRTKTLTISHSSCSRTLHFVSPSLLSAGFPSPPQPNSLLLFNCSRRTELTNPLPSFLKNCTHSSDCRAISETQEQEKEYSSCFFVDDSEKLEVGFDPRDWNCSHYNRVYKGNSLDEGFEMGTRISFEIPNHVPNICDECAKPHGNCGVGLRCICHANECKDKVFSKAASINPSGNILFSLFFLVLVIVSFMSS; the protein is encoded by the exons ATGCAACGAGGAAAGGAAATTggatttctcctttttctctctctgaatctgactatcttctctccatctatTTCTCATCCCAATCCTTCAACCTTCTGTGGTAAAATCCcaattcaatcacctttttctCTCCAGAATTTAGTGGAATCTTCTCCTCTACACCGACTGCTGCTCTGCACATCCGAAAAGCTCTACTTTAGGACATCCATAGGTCTTTTCCTGATTTCCTCCATTGATTACAGAACTAAAACCTTAACCATTTCTCACTCTTCTTGTTCACGAACACTCCACTtcgtctctccttctcttctctcagCTGGTTTCCCTTCTCCCCCACAACCCAActcacttcttctcttcaacTGCTCTAGACGCACAGAACTAACAAATCCgcttccttcttttctcaaaAACTGCACTCATTCCTCCGATTGCAGAGCTATTTCTGAAACTCAAGAACAAGAAAAGGAATATTCTTCCTGTTTCTTCGTTGATGATTCAGAAAAACTAGAAGTGGGCTTTGATCCAAGAGATTGGAACTGCTCACACTACAACAGAGTGTACAAGGGTAATTCTTTGGACGAAGGATTTGAGATGGGAACAAGGATTTCTTTCGAGATTCCAAACCATGTACCCAATATCTGTGATGAGTGTGCAAAGCCCCATGGCAACTGTGGTGTTGGGTTGAGGTGCATCTGCCATGCAAATGAGTGTA AAGATAAAGTATTTTCCAAAGCTGCATCTATAAACCCTTCTGGTAATATcctcttctctttgttttttttggtcCTTGTGATTGTATCCTTCATGAGTTCTTGA
- the LOC122086597 gene encoding stress-response A/B barrel domain-containing protein At5g22580 has product MELLPLCIYSLALIAPLLIVAMGDLKHLVVAKFKEGLVVEEIIQEMEKLLKEIDAVKSFEWGQDTGSEEMLRQGFTHVFLLTFRSSEDFTAFLGHPRHVEFSATFSAAIEKILLLDFPAVVVKAPTA; this is encoded by the exons ATGGAGCTGCTACCTTTGTGTATATATTCACTTGCTCTGATTGCTCCTCTCCTCATTGTGGCCATGGGAGACCTCAAGCATTTGGTTGTGGCTAAGTTCAAGGAAGGGTTAGTGGTTGAAGAGATAATTCAAGAGATGGAGAAGTTACTGAAGGAGATTGATGCagtcaagtcctttgaatg GGGACAGGATACTGGAAGTGAGGAGATGCTTAGACAAGGGTTCACCCATGTCTTCTTGTTGACATTTCGTAGTTCAGAAGATTTCACTGCATTCCTTGGTCATCCTCGCCATGTTGAGTTCTCTGCCACTTTTTCTGCAGCAATAGAGAAAATATTGTTGCTTGATTTCCCTGCTGTTGTTGTCAAGGCTCCTACTGCATGA